A part of Solibacillus sp. FSL H8-0538 genomic DNA contains:
- a CDS encoding DUF350 domain-containing protein has protein sequence MLGLIFWQHPLVETAGYFSVVVLCLVVSMVLFEIVTKYKNWEEIKKGNVAVALATGGKILGVCNIFRYSIERHTSLGEMIGWGLYGFTLLIFAYILFEFLTPRFKVDEEIETDNRSVGFISFTISVGLSFVIGASIS, from the coding sequence ATGCTAGGTTTGATTTTTTGGCAACATCCTTTAGTAGAAACAGCAGGTTATTTTAGCGTCGTTGTCCTTTGTTTAGTTGTATCGATGGTATTATTTGAAATCGTTACGAAATATAAAAACTGGGAAGAAATAAAAAAGGGTAATGTGGCAGTAGCATTAGCAACGGGCGGTAAAATTTTAGGTGTATGTAATATTTTCCGCTATTCGATAGAGCGTCATACATCGCTTGGTGAAATGATTGGCTGGGGGCTTTACGGATTCACCCTCTTGATTTTCGCGTATATTTTATTTGAGTTTTTAACACCGCGCTTTAAAGTTGACGAGGAAATTGAAACGGATAACCGCTCAGTTGGTTTTATTTCGTTTACAATTTCTGTCGGCTTATCATTTGTCATTGGGGCAAGTATTTCGTAG
- a CDS encoding endonuclease MutS2: MIETRALKTLEFDKIREQVARFCSNSIGKAALDELVPETNFDTVVELLEEMDEGLAILRVKANVPMGGIFDVRPHARRAQIGGMLSPMELMEIASTIRASRILRNFIEDIETEGAIDIPHFIERKEQMPVLTALQHEINACIDENGAVLDSASTTLRSIRQSLRSEEAKVRQKLESLTRGSNATKMLSDAIITIRNDRFVIPVKQEYRSHYGGIVHDQSASGQTLFIEPDAVVQANNEVQRLKVKEKAEIDRILAELTAKVQEVGHDLFVLVQLLGEVDVVLAKGKYGQANKCTKPKMNNEGYTRLVRARHPLLAMEEAVPNTIEFGRDVTAIVITGPNTGGKTVTLKTVGLCTLMAQSGLPVPALDGSELAVFEQIFADIGDEQSIEQSLSTFSSHMVNIVDILSKFDDKSLILFDELGAGTDPQEGAALAISILDEVVGYGARIMATTHYPELKAYGYNRPSVVNASVEFDVETLSPTYRLLIGVPGRSNAFEISKRLGLNATVIDRAKSFTGTDRHEVESMIASLEESRRRSEREADEAHVLLEEAKTLREQLDERLRTYDDKKENLEKKAKDKARKIVDNAKAEAEKIIAELREMKKNAADLVKDHELIDVKKRLDEAAPKENKVLQKAVANRERVQNLQPGDEVKVLSYGQKGTLLKKAAGNEWVVQIGILKMKLPEADLQYIKPEKEQVTRTMTNVKNRTSHVKLELDLRGERYEDALIRTEKYLDDALLANYPRVSIIHGKGTGALRQGIQSYLKGNKRVKSYRYGEAAEGGFGVTVVEFK, from the coding sequence ATGATCGAAACGCGAGCATTGAAAACACTAGAATTTGATAAAATCCGCGAGCAAGTCGCTCGTTTTTGTTCGAACTCAATCGGAAAAGCAGCACTGGATGAATTAGTACCAGAAACGAATTTTGATACGGTCGTTGAGCTACTTGAGGAGATGGATGAAGGTTTAGCGATCCTCCGTGTCAAAGCCAATGTACCAATGGGCGGTATTTTTGATGTACGCCCTCATGCAAGACGCGCGCAAATCGGCGGCATGCTAAGCCCGATGGAGTTAATGGAAATTGCCAGTACCATTCGAGCAAGCCGCATTTTACGGAATTTTATCGAGGACATTGAAACAGAAGGTGCGATTGACATCCCGCATTTCATCGAGCGGAAGGAGCAAATGCCTGTACTTACGGCGCTGCAGCACGAAATTAATGCCTGCATCGATGAGAACGGTGCCGTATTAGATTCAGCAAGTACGACGCTACGCTCAATTCGCCAATCGCTGCGTTCTGAAGAAGCAAAAGTACGTCAAAAACTGGAAAGCTTAACGCGCGGCTCGAATGCAACAAAAATGCTATCAGATGCAATAATAACGATTCGTAATGACCGCTTCGTTATTCCAGTAAAGCAAGAGTATCGTTCGCATTACGGCGGTATCGTCCATGATCAATCAGCATCAGGTCAAACATTATTCATTGAGCCGGATGCAGTTGTTCAAGCAAATAATGAAGTCCAACGATTAAAGGTAAAAGAAAAAGCTGAAATTGACCGTATTTTAGCAGAGCTAACGGCTAAAGTTCAAGAAGTAGGTCATGACCTATTTGTTCTTGTACAGCTTCTTGGTGAAGTGGATGTCGTTCTTGCAAAAGGGAAGTACGGCCAAGCGAATAAATGTACGAAGCCGAAAATGAATAACGAAGGATATACACGTTTAGTACGTGCACGCCACCCGTTACTTGCGATGGAAGAAGCGGTGCCAAATACGATTGAATTTGGCCGTGATGTGACGGCAATCGTTATTACAGGTCCAAATACAGGTGGTAAAACGGTAACATTAAAAACAGTGGGTCTTTGTACGTTAATGGCACAGTCTGGATTACCAGTACCTGCGCTTGATGGTTCGGAGTTGGCTGTATTTGAACAAATTTTCGCGGATATCGGTGATGAGCAGTCGATCGAGCAATCACTGTCAACGTTCTCCTCTCATATGGTGAATATTGTTGATATTTTAAGTAAGTTTGATGACAAGTCCCTCATTTTATTTGACGAATTAGGTGCAGGTACAGATCCGCAAGAAGGTGCCGCGCTAGCCATTTCGATTTTAGACGAAGTCGTTGGGTACGGTGCGCGTATCATGGCAACAACGCACTATCCTGAGTTAAAAGCGTACGGCTATAACCGTCCTTCTGTTGTCAATGCGAGTGTGGAATTTGATGTGGAAACATTAAGTCCGACCTATCGTTTACTTATTGGTGTACCAGGCCGTTCGAATGCCTTTGAAATTTCTAAACGCTTAGGCTTAAATGCTACAGTAATTGATCGGGCAAAATCGTTTACAGGTACGGATCGTCACGAAGTTGAATCCATGATTGCTTCGCTTGAGGAAAGCCGTCGTCGCTCTGAACGTGAGGCGGACGAGGCACATGTGTTATTAGAAGAAGCGAAAACGTTACGTGAGCAATTAGATGAACGCTTGCGCACTTATGATGATAAAAAAGAGAATTTAGAGAAAAAAGCAAAAGACAAAGCGCGTAAAATCGTTGACAATGCGAAAGCAGAAGCAGAAAAGATAATCGCAGAGCTTCGCGAAATGAAGAAAAATGCTGCGGATTTGGTAAAGGATCATGAGCTTATCGATGTGAAAAAACGTCTGGATGAAGCGGCACCAAAAGAAAATAAAGTGTTACAAAAGGCTGTCGCAAACCGTGAGCGCGTACAAAACCTACAACCGGGTGATGAAGTAAAAGTACTAAGCTATGGTCAAAAAGGGACGCTTCTTAAAAAAGCAGCTGGTAATGAGTGGGTAGTTCAAATTGGGATTTTAAAAATGAAACTGCCTGAAGCGGATTTACAATACATTAAGCCGGAAAAAGAACAGGTGACACGCACAATGACGAACGTGAAAAATCGTACGAGTCATGTGAAGCTTGAGCTAGACCTTCGTGGTGAACGCTATGAAGATGCATTAATCCGTACAGAGAAATATTTGGATGATGCACTGCTAGCCAATTATCCGCGTGTATCCATTATTCACGGTAAGGGGACAGGGGCGCTCCGTCAAGGGATTCAAAGCTACTTAAAGGGCAACAAGCGTGTGAAGTCCTATCGTTACGGTGAAGCGGCTGAAGGTGGATTTGGTGTGACTGTAGTAGAATTTAAATAA
- the polX gene encoding DNA polymerase/3'-5' exonuclease PolX produces the protein MNKKTIIRTLEKIALYLELQGENPFKVSAFRKAAVALEADERSLSEIEDITAIKGIGKGTAAVIVDLITTGESSVLKELEAAVPKGLVPLLKLPGLGGKKLAKLYKELAVVDADSLKEACETGKVQALAGFGAKTEEKILKELANFGARAERLPVWQLEPVVLEINELLAGLPEIQKFSVAGSFRRVSETSKDVDFIIATDDYEVVREAILTRLAILETVAAGDTKISVVLDREEPVSVDFRLVKLSEYATALHHFTGSKDHNIRMRQLAKDQGKKISEYGVEQPDGTVATFNTEEAFFAHFDLPFIPPTVRESGKELERLDELDDLVKLEDIVSDLHMHTTWSDGAHSVVEMGEALIARGYTHGVITDHSQYLKVANGLTPERLDKQKLEIFAFNEIHSNFRLYRGTEMDILPDGTLDFDDDLMRELDFVIASIHSSFTQSQDKIMARLKTAIENPYVHMIAHPTGRVIGQREGYNPDVPLLIEWAAEHGKILELNANPYRLDLCIEHLVLAMDKNVPIAINTDAHAIEQLRFMDIGTKYAQKAWLKRDLIVNTWNIEQFEAFIKKNK, from the coding sequence ATGAATAAAAAAACGATTATTCGTACGTTAGAGAAAATTGCTTTGTATTTAGAGTTGCAAGGGGAAAATCCGTTTAAAGTATCCGCCTTTCGTAAAGCAGCGGTTGCACTAGAGGCAGATGAGCGTTCTCTAAGTGAAATTGAAGATATTACAGCGATTAAAGGCATCGGCAAAGGAACTGCGGCTGTAATTGTAGATTTAATTACAACAGGTGAATCCAGCGTATTAAAAGAGCTTGAAGCAGCTGTGCCAAAAGGACTTGTTCCATTATTGAAACTACCGGGACTAGGCGGTAAAAAGTTAGCAAAATTATACAAAGAGCTGGCTGTAGTAGATGCGGATTCATTAAAAGAAGCGTGTGAAACGGGTAAAGTGCAGGCACTTGCTGGCTTTGGTGCAAAAACAGAAGAGAAAATTTTAAAGGAGTTAGCGAATTTTGGTGCACGTGCTGAACGTTTACCAGTATGGCAGCTAGAGCCCGTTGTGTTAGAAATTAATGAGCTCCTTGCTGGGCTACCTGAAATTCAAAAGTTCTCGGTTGCTGGAAGCTTCCGTCGTGTGAGCGAAACGAGTAAGGACGTAGATTTCATCATTGCTACTGATGATTACGAAGTTGTGCGCGAGGCGATTTTAACACGTTTAGCCATTTTAGAAACGGTTGCTGCAGGAGATACGAAAATTTCCGTAGTATTAGACCGTGAAGAGCCTGTAAGTGTAGATTTTAGACTGGTGAAGCTGAGCGAATATGCAACAGCGCTGCATCATTTTACTGGCTCAAAAGATCATAATATTCGCATGCGTCAGTTAGCGAAAGATCAAGGAAAGAAGATTAGTGAGTACGGTGTGGAGCAGCCGGACGGAACGGTTGCTACATTTAATACCGAAGAAGCATTTTTTGCACATTTTGATTTACCGTTCATCCCACCAACTGTTCGGGAGAGCGGCAAGGAGCTAGAACGCTTAGATGAGCTTGACGATTTAGTAAAGCTTGAAGATATTGTCTCTGATTTGCATATGCATACAACTTGGTCTGATGGTGCGCATTCAGTGGTTGAAATGGGTGAGGCACTTATTGCACGTGGCTATACTCATGGTGTTATTACGGACCACTCGCAATATTTAAAGGTGGCAAACGGCTTAACACCAGAACGTCTTGACAAACAAAAGCTTGAGATTTTTGCATTTAACGAAATACACTCGAACTTCCGTTTATACCGCGGAACTGAAATGGATATTTTACCTGATGGGACACTTGATTTTGACGATGATCTGATGAGGGAATTAGACTTTGTTATTGCGTCTATTCATTCTAGTTTTACGCAGTCTCAAGATAAAATTATGGCAAGACTGAAAACAGCAATTGAAAATCCATACGTGCATATGATTGCCCATCCAACAGGGCGTGTGATTGGTCAGCGTGAGGGCTATAATCCGGACGTCCCACTGTTGATTGAATGGGCAGCGGAACATGGGAAGATTTTAGAGTTAAATGCCAACCCGTACCGCCTTGATTTATGCATTGAACATTTAGTATTAGCAATGGATAAAAACGTCCCAATTGCCATTAATACAGATGCACATGCGATTGAACAACTGCGTTTCATGGATATTGGGACAAAATATGCACAAAAAGCATGGCTGAAAAGAGATTTAATCGTCAATACATGGAATATAGAGCAATTTGAGGCTTTCATAAAGAAAAATAAATAA
- a CDS encoding CvpA family protein, with protein sequence MLDIILLIIFAASLIVGAKRGFVVQAIHLGSFFIALLVAFIYYKPLAQKFVLWIPYPGFSENTTMTLVLDTLDVDRTFYRVFAFAIIFYVVKIALQIVGSMFDFLTYLPVLKSLNYLLGAVFCFVEFYFLMFIGLYVVALLPLESIQTILSGSLLTNLILEHTPILTSMFQNWWYIYSN encoded by the coding sequence ATGCTAGATATAATTTTACTAATCATTTTTGCTGCTAGTTTAATCGTAGGTGCGAAACGTGGATTTGTCGTTCAAGCGATTCATTTAGGGAGTTTTTTCATCGCACTCCTTGTTGCATTTATTTATTATAAACCATTGGCTCAAAAATTTGTGCTATGGATCCCATATCCAGGCTTTTCTGAAAATACGACGATGACACTTGTACTGGATACACTTGATGTCGACCGTACGTTTTATCGTGTGTTTGCATTTGCTATTATTTTTTATGTTGTGAAGATTGCATTACAAATTGTCGGGTCAATGTTTGATTTCTTAACGTATTTACCAGTATTAAAATCATTAAATTACTTACTAGGTGCGGTATTCTGCTTCGTAGAATTCTATTTCCTTATGTTTATCGGGTTGTATGTGGTGGCGTTATTGCCGCTTGAATCCATACAAACCATATTGAGCGGTTCACTTTTAACGAATCTAATTTTAGAGCATACACCAATCTTAACGAGTATGTTCCAAAATTGGTGGTATATTTACTCGAATTAA
- the zapA gene encoding cell division protein ZapA, producing MAEQEKNRISVEIYGHTYKMVGTETTGHMRLVASIVDDKMREISVHNPALDSAKLAVLTAVNSVHEYLVLKAQVEQLEEQLKQLKD from the coding sequence TTGGCTGAACAAGAAAAAAATCGGATTTCAGTGGAAATATACGGTCATACATATAAAATGGTGGGCACAGAGACTACAGGTCATATGCGCTTAGTGGCATCCATTGTGGACGATAAAATGCGTGAAATTAGTGTGCACAATCCTGCTCTAGATAGCGCAAAGCTAGCAGTCCTTACCGCAGTTAATTCTGTTCACGAATATTTAGTATTAAAAGCGCAAGTTGAACAGCTCGAAGAACAATTGAAACAGTTAAAGGATTGA
- the rnhC gene encoding ribonuclease HIII has translation MTNIVLLLSAEEQTKVQFHYATSRIDRKAPGVIFAAKLSDTTITMYKSGKLMFQGGGAEREAARWGTASSTPTKSTSTAKGDKLPENFAAMSVIGSDETGTGDYFGPVTVAAVYVPADKIELVRELGVKDSKMLTDDYMRQIAPDLKKVCVHSVLILHNEKYNQIQARGWSQGKIKALLHNQALKHVLNKIAPEKPEHILIDQFAERSIYYNHLKNEKEIVRENVLFSTKAENLHVAVATASILARYAFLKEMDQLAEIVGYPLQKGASNKVDEMAARIWMKHGEETLRSMTKWHFANTEKARKLVLKKKS, from the coding sequence ATGACAAATATTGTATTATTACTCTCCGCTGAGGAGCAAACTAAAGTCCAGTTTCATTATGCGACTTCACGTATTGATCGAAAGGCACCTGGTGTGATCTTCGCAGCCAAACTATCTGATACGACGATAACTATGTATAAATCTGGAAAGTTGATGTTCCAGGGAGGAGGTGCTGAGCGTGAGGCCGCGCGTTGGGGAACTGCTTCGAGCACGCCTACAAAATCAACATCAACCGCTAAAGGTGACAAACTACCAGAAAACTTTGCGGCAATGTCTGTAATCGGTTCCGACGAGACAGGCACTGGTGATTATTTCGGTCCAGTCACCGTAGCAGCAGTTTATGTGCCTGCAGACAAAATTGAGCTCGTACGTGAACTCGGCGTCAAAGATTCCAAAATGCTAACCGATGACTACATGCGCCAAATCGCACCTGATTTAAAAAAAGTATGTGTGCACAGCGTTTTAATATTGCACAACGAAAAATATAATCAAATTCAAGCGCGTGGTTGGTCTCAAGGAAAAATCAAAGCATTACTGCACAACCAAGCGCTGAAGCATGTCCTTAATAAAATCGCACCTGAAAAGCCGGAACATATTTTAATTGACCAATTTGCGGAGCGGAGCATTTACTATAACCATCTAAAAAACGAAAAAGAAATTGTGCGTGAAAATGTACTGTTTTCAACAAAGGCTGAAAACTTACATGTTGCAGTCGCAACTGCTTCTATTTTAGCGCGCTATGCATTCCTTAAAGAAATGGATCAACTTGCAGAAATCGTTGGCTACCCACTTCAAAAGGGGGCTAGTAATAAAGTGGATGAAATGGCCGCCCGAATTTGGATGAAGCACGGTGAGGAAACACTGCGGTCCATGACAAAATGGCATTTCGCCAATACCGAAAAAGCCCGTAAACTTGTTTTGAAGAAAAAATCATAA